A genomic region of Vigna radiata var. radiata cultivar VC1973A unplaced genomic scaffold, Vradiata_ver6 scaffold_86, whole genome shotgun sequence contains the following coding sequences:
- the LOC106754216 gene encoding GATA zinc finger domain-containing protein 14 isoform X1 produces MASFGNQLSFFLLLLLLISPQIQAREGKLFSLFSHFRTIYNVKDPLQKTKVESPALAPGPVTFEPVTFESVSGPAPALEPASAPAPSVEQAIGSTIPSGPAPEPEFSETGEGYGLYGRGSYSQYSPTEETPTTTTTTNFELLNEDFNDESYKKGYPKTNFYSSSNNDNEEEFRHNVNYNEEFRNNVNNNEEFKNNVNYNEGFRNNVNNNEEFGNNVNDNEEFRNNVNYNEEFGNNDIKYENFRNNVNNHEEFSVDDNNNKEYRNTNTGGYASNFNDRFSNSNDEGNYQNNNYNGNGYEGKREGMSDTRFLENGRYSYNANSVNENDNLNGYESGRGNSAVNEGYHEKSQYPNEFDTMEEYEKQQQEQGYRP; encoded by the coding sequence ATGGCTTCATTTGGGAACCAATTATCTTTCTTTTTGCTCTTGTTGCTTCTTATCTCACCCCAAATTCAAGCCAGAGAAGGCAAGCTTTTCAGCTTGTTCTCCCATTTCAGAACCATCTACAATGTCAAAGACCCTCTCCAGAAAACTAAAGTTGAATCTCCAGCTTTGGCACCAGGACCAGTAACATTTGAACCAGTAACATTTGAATCAGTATCAGGACCAGCACCAGCACTCGAACCAGCATCAGCACCAGCACCTTCGGTTGAACAAGCAATTGGGTCAACAATACCATCCGGGCCAGCACCAGAGCCTGAATTTTCAGAAACTGGAGAGGGTTATGGTCTGTATGGTAGGGGCTCTTATAGCCAATACTCTCCCACCGAGGAGACtcctaccaccaccaccaccacaaacTTTGAGCTTCTCAATGAAGACTTCAATGATGAGAGCTACAAAAAGGGCTACCCCAAAACCAACTTCTACAGCAGCAGCAACAACGACAATGAAGAAGAGTTCAGACACAATGTGAACTACAATGAAGAGTTCAGAAACAACGTCAACAACAACGAAGAGTTCAAAAACAATGTCAACTACAACGAAGGGTTCAGAAACAATGTCAACAACAACGAAGAGTTCGGAAACAATGTCAACGACAACGAAGAGTTCAGAAACAATGTCAACTACAACGAAGAGTTCGGAAACAATGACATCAAGTATGAAAACTTCAGAAACAATGTCAACAACCACGAAGAGTTTAGCGTCgatgacaacaacaacaaagagTACAGGAACACTAACACCGGTGGCTACGCCAGCAACTTCAACGACCGGTTCTCTAACAGCAATGACGAGGGAAATTACCAGAACAACAACTATAACGGGAATGGGTATGAGGGGAAGAGAGAAGGAATGAGTGACACGAGGTTCCTGGAGAATGGTAGGTACTCTTATAATGCGAACAGTGTTAATGAGAATGATAACCTTAATGGGTATGAATCGGGGAGAGGGAATTCTGCTGTAAACGAAGGTTACCATGAGAAAAGTCAGTATCCAAATGAGTTTGACACCATGGAAGAGTACGAGAAGCAGCAGCAAGAACAGGGTTACAGGCCTTGa
- the LOC106754215 gene encoding nuclear cap-binding protein subunit 2, with protein MALLFKDPSKLSAYRDRRFPGTQEDFEHALQTSTTVYVGNMSFYTTEEQVYELFSRAGEIKKIIMGLDKNTKTPCGFCFVLYYSREDTEDACKYISGTILDDRLIRVDFDWGFQDGRQWGRGRSGGQVRDEYRTDYDPGRGGYGKLVQKELEVQRQLVDYGTGSLGSFPPVIPSSYGRHGGGHGHGHGHGGSHRHGRDYYRKRHRDDDRHTHESSKRTSDHDSRRNTDHESRPEKNPRFRESGDSDDEEEDDRKRRA; from the exons ATGGCGTTGTTATTCAAG GATCCGTCGAAGCTTTCGGCGTATCGAGACCGAAGATTTCCCGGAACGCAAGAGGATTTTGAGCATGCCCTTCAGACTTCAACCACGGTTTACGTTGGGAACATGTCCTTTTACACAACGGAGGAGCAAGTTTACGAGCTCTTCTCTCGCGCTGGGGAAATCAAGAAGATCATTATGGGTTTGGACAAGAACACCAAAACACCCTGTGGCTTCTGTTTCGTTTT ATATTATTCTCGTGAAGATACTGAGGATGCTTGCAAGTACATAAGTGGGACGATACTGGATGATCGTCTTATTCGTGTTGATTTTGATTGGGGGTTCCAGGATGGAAGACAATGGGGTCGTGGGAGGAGTGGTGGCCAG GTCCGGGACGAGTATCGTACTGATTATGATCCTG GTAGAGGAGGTTATGGGAAGCTGGTCCAGAAAGAGTTAGAAGTACAAAGGCAGCTTGTAGATTATGGCACTGGTTCTTTGGGTTCTTTTCCACCAGTTATTCCTAGTTCCT ATGGTAGACACGGTGGAGGTCATGGTCATGGACACGGTCATGGTGGTTCTCATCGGCATGGTAGAG ATTACTATAGAAAGAGACACCGAGATGATGATCGCCACACACACGAGTCCTCAAAAAGAACTTCAGATCACGATTCTCGGAGGAACACTGACCATGAATCTAGACCG GAAAAAAATCCACGGTTTCGTGAGAGTggtgattctgatgatgaggaggaagatgatAGAAAAAGACGGGCTTAA
- the LOC106754216 gene encoding myb-like protein D isoform X2, with product MASFGNQLSFFLLLLLLISPQIQAREGKLFSLFSHFRTIYNVKDPLQKTKVESPALAPGPVTFEPASAPAPSVEQAIGSTIPSGPAPEPEFSETGEGYGLYGRGSYSQYSPTEETPTTTTTTNFELLNEDFNDESYKKGYPKTNFYSSSNNDNEEEFRHNVNYNEEFRNNVNNNEEFKNNVNYNEGFRNNVNNNEEFGNNVNDNEEFRNNVNYNEEFGNNDIKYENFRNNVNNHEEFSVDDNNNKEYRNTNTGGYASNFNDRFSNSNDEGNYQNNNYNGNGYEGKREGMSDTRFLENGRYSYNANSVNENDNLNGYESGRGNSAVNEGYHEKSQYPNEFDTMEEYEKQQQEQGYRP from the exons ATGGCTTCATTTGGGAACCAATTATCTTTCTTTTTGCTCTTGTTGCTTCTTATCTCACCCCAAATTCAAGCCAGAGAAGGCAAGCTTTTCAGCTTGTTCTCCCATTTCAGAACCATCTACAATGTCAAAGACCCTCTCCAGAAAACTAAAGTTGAATCTCCAGCTTTGGCACCAGGACCAGTAACATTT GAACCAGCATCAGCACCAGCACCTTCGGTTGAACAAGCAATTGGGTCAACAATACCATCCGGGCCAGCACCAGAGCCTGAATTTTCAGAAACTGGAGAGGGTTATGGTCTGTATGGTAGGGGCTCTTATAGCCAATACTCTCCCACCGAGGAGACtcctaccaccaccaccaccacaaacTTTGAGCTTCTCAATGAAGACTTCAATGATGAGAGCTACAAAAAGGGCTACCCCAAAACCAACTTCTACAGCAGCAGCAACAACGACAATGAAGAAGAGTTCAGACACAATGTGAACTACAATGAAGAGTTCAGAAACAACGTCAACAACAACGAAGAGTTCAAAAACAATGTCAACTACAACGAAGGGTTCAGAAACAATGTCAACAACAACGAAGAGTTCGGAAACAATGTCAACGACAACGAAGAGTTCAGAAACAATGTCAACTACAACGAAGAGTTCGGAAACAATGACATCAAGTATGAAAACTTCAGAAACAATGTCAACAACCACGAAGAGTTTAGCGTCgatgacaacaacaacaaagagTACAGGAACACTAACACCGGTGGCTACGCCAGCAACTTCAACGACCGGTTCTCTAACAGCAATGACGAGGGAAATTACCAGAACAACAACTATAACGGGAATGGGTATGAGGGGAAGAGAGAAGGAATGAGTGACACGAGGTTCCTGGAGAATGGTAGGTACTCTTATAATGCGAACAGTGTTAATGAGAATGATAACCTTAATGGGTATGAATCGGGGAGAGGGAATTCTGCTGTAAACGAAGGTTACCATGAGAAAAGTCAGTATCCAAATGAGTTTGACACCATGGAAGAGTACGAGAAGCAGCAGCAAGAACAGGGTTACAGGCCTTGa